One region of Drosophila teissieri strain GT53w chromosome 2L, Prin_Dtei_1.1, whole genome shotgun sequence genomic DNA includes:
- the LOC122626558 gene encoding UHRF1-binding protein 1-like isoform X5, which translates to MVSLIKNQLLKHLSIYTKNLSSDKINLSTFRGEGELSNLELDERVLTELLELPSWLRLTSAWCNHVSFRISWTKLKSVPITLTLDEVRITIETCNPTTRDAGGGSGPGGAGSPTAAAAAALPQVPQGKYSFIHKVVDGITIVVNTVNVNFVSAAFTASVQMSRIRVESKTPKWANADLRLTRLKDAQKGIILIFKELSWQTVRIEASSTQDKSLTPLRLLTNHARCRITIRKRLSDCSLLASRLVLILDDLLWVLTDSQLKAALHFVDSLSGLIKAATHATQKTKAARKMQTLPEYKAQVEQQQNRLSESAHTTNAQRLFNAFDVRETSYHFYSQRIDLHLCDDEGDGRSSYPDLDKGGALQVSVTAFQVDYYPYHLAKSDRSHWAKYKEASVAPALWLKESLNAFREAVLNLSQPNRPATHAPLERSTPASPIMLSASMLGSQHGAGSFSNGSSTPTAAGLAGGSGGSAGSGTASMNSQLSQAAQQRSTLENLAKLMSSCVILRIEDFTLYRVTTSGKKSMPKEFVSGDKDRYSFPAEMPIIHAEYTYFYYPGDFVFPLPPSKVFVHVNPIQVHFDLSSILWLNSFGLNLHESLLRTSVGSQSTLHPQQQLPRGSIASHGSNGTQMAGVNVEQEPNLMYMDVKVEAIMPRVVMEAALDAPSQKDRPKTMQIQVSRFALTNIREMGSSRADLAQALHSLQEGSLVFGSGFPSKEGDMCIVTDRILSHVAASDVSMMSPVSPTGQQLPRSASTQYLSRYVMWLEPRDVWCIKLDPVWVDFLGARSLGPNKSIPFVDAVPITLWLHSGSAQAQLDVGKSGTAGSMEIMGLAPLPTLPPLQPCNPFLSDEDVRLAGVASGASPPAPAPDRTADVHAIAHISNLVSLQIDHYQLLFLLRLAEELNEMSTFLNLDAERILQKQNEQKSIIFGCVVPQIEVTLVMPSPTPGGNITWPTPPPLDQLKSNTFGSVETPSPVTNEPPFDNGIHISNPNTHGYNVQIQSTPTMASSTASQGSRPDTGISTQSQSQTQSVSSASKSGKSATARSGGTDAVPSLTKEINSGLLSMKKGFSSFMTSIDSAIKSGTPNDDASDTFSIQSDISSDSDNYAHVLGDDKTMDCMDVMFRLNPFTNDNNMKASPVEVASEVYEEQPSSYKTNMSSPSEPSEGSTWRRRDLVSMATFRLTTVELIRQQEGPKSSVRLQVAAVSCDECGAIPWDELQIAHQANKTKFGARCKAWNLAPYNPEAPPCIRMRLEETLNMPKEIEGIIDRKRIQSWITHHADIRVKDINMDLSMSTVIGLGDLAEDEVISPPMPVTVNLENVRINLLEDRPPVNITSPGPIPINLCIGRMRLERDQSGLLNIQPIDTNMSDAQHQALGSALFGAPRERDRELLSMQLVMQQMKLDNDQLRRQLVDSKVNTDNYRHKTKQEADVLRSYLKAAQDDISILLEEKKALLDTIRSLQVQLTSSNMSRKSDGNR; encoded by the exons ATGGTCTCGCTGATAAAGAACCAACTACTCAAGCATTTGTCTAT CTATACGAAGAACCTATCCTCGGACAAAATCAATCTGAGCACCTTCCGCGGCGAGGGCGAGCTCTCGAATCTGGAGTTGGATGAGCGGGTGCTCACCGAGCTGCTGGAGCTTCCTAGCTGGCTGCGCCTCACCTCCGCCTGGTGCAACCATGTCTCCTTCCGGATTAGCTGGACCAAGCTCAAGAGCGTACCCATAACGCTG ACTTTGGATGAAGTGCGCATCACTATCGAGACCTGCAATCCAACGACTCGCGATGCAGGCGGAGGATCTGGACCCGGTGGAGCAGGATCTCccaccgctgccgccgctgctgcgcTGCCACAAGTGCCACAGGGTAAATACAGCTTCATCCACAAGGTGGTCGACGGCATCACGATTGTGGTCAACACGGTGAATGTGAATTTCGTTAGTGCCGCCTTCACCGCCTCCGTTCAAATGTCCCGCATTCGCGTGGAGTCCAAGACACCCAAGTGGGCGAATGCCGATCTGCGGCTGACGCGACTCAAGGACGCGCAGAAGGGCATAATACTGATCTTCAAGGAGCTCTCGTGGCAGACGGTGCGCATCGAGGCCAGCTCGACGCAGGACAAGTCACTGACTCCACTGCGCCTGCTCACCAATCATGCCAGGTGCCGCATCACGATCCGTAAACGTCTGTCCGACTGTTCACTGCTCGCTTCCCGCCTGGTCCTCATCCTGGACGACCTGTTGTGGGTGCTCACGGACTCGCAGCTAAAAGCGGCTCTGCATTTTGTGGACTCCCTGTCCGGATTAATAAAAGCAGCCACGCATGCCACTCAGAAGACGAAGGCGGCTCGCAAAATGCAG ACACTGCCCGAGTACAAGGCCcaggtggagcagcagcagaatcgTCTTTCCGAATCCGCCCATACGACGAATGCGCAACGCTTGTTCAACGCCTTCGATGTGCGGGAGACATCGTATCATTTCTATAGCCAGCGCatcgatttgcatttgtgtgaCGATGAGGGTGATGGGCGTTCCAGTTATCCGGACTTGGACAAGGGCGGCGCCTTGCAGGTCTCGGTGACCGCATTTCAGGTGGACTACTATCCCTATCACCTGGCCAAATCGGATCGCTCTCATTGGGCGAAGTACAAGGAGGCTTCCGTGGCACCGGCTCTGTGGCTAAAAGAATCGCTTAATGCCTTCCGTGAGGCCGTACTTAACTTGAGCCAGCCGAATCGACCGGCCACTCATGCTCCGCTGGAACGGAGCACTCCTGCCTCACCGATTATGCTCAGTGCCAGCATGCTGGGCTCGCAGCATGGAGCCGGCAGCTTTTCCAATGGCAGCAGCACACCGACCGCAGCAGGATTGGCTGGGGGATCGGGTGGGTCCGCTGGATCCGGAACCGCCTCCATGAACAGCCAGTTGTCCCAGGCAGCGCAGCAACGGAGCACTTTGGAGAACCTGGCCAAGCTGATGAGTTCTTGTGTGATCTTGCGCATCGAGGACTTTACCTTGTACCGCGTCACTACATCGGGAAAGAAGTCCATGCCCAAGGAATTTGTTTCGG GTGACAAGGATCGTTACTCTTTTCCCGCCGAGATGCCGATCATTCATGCGGAATATACTTACTTCTACTACCCCGGAGACTTTGTCTTCCCAT TGCCACCATCCAAGGTCTTTGTGCATGTGAATCCAATTCAGGTACATTTCGATCTCAGCTCAATACTGTGGCTCAACTCCTTCGGCCTCAATCTGCACGAGAGCTTGCTGCGCACCAGCGTTGGTTCCCAGAGTACTCTGCAtccgcaacagcagctgccacGCGGCTCGATTGCCTCCCATGGCTCCAATGGCACACAGATGGCCGGCGTCAATGTTGAGCAGGAGCCAAATCTGATGTACATGGATGTCAAGGTGGAAGCGATTATGCCGCGTGTCGTGATGGAGGCGGCGTTGGATGCGCCCAGTCAAAAGGATCGGCCGAAGACCATGCAGATTCAGGTGTCCCGATTCGCATTGACCAACATTCGGGAAATGGGCAGCTCAAGGGCGGATCTGGCCCAAGCACTGCACTCCCTGCAGGAGGGATCGCTGGTGTTTGGCTCCGGTTTTCCCTCCAAGGAGGGTGATATGTGCATCGTAACGGATCGTATACTGTCGCATGTGGCTGCCTCGGATGTGAGCATGATGTCACCCGTTTCGCCGACGGGTCAGCAATTGCCCCGATCCGCCTCCACGCAGTACCTATCACGTTATGTCATGTGGCTGGAGCCGCGGGATGTGTGGTGCATTAAGCTGGACCCGGTTTGGGTGGATTTCCTGGGCGCCCGATCGCTGGGCCCCAACAAATCCATTCCGTTCGTGGACGCGGTCCCTATCACACTGTGGCTGCACTCCGGCTCCGCCCAGGCACAACTGGATGTGGGAAAGAGCGGGACGGCGGGCAGCATGGAGATCATGGGTCTGGCCCCTTTGCCCACGCTGCCGCCTCTCCAGCCGTGCAATCCCTTCCTGAGCGACGAGGATGTGCGTCTAGCTGGCGTCGCCTCGGGAGCCTCGCCTCCGGCTCCTGCACCAGATCGCACGGCAGATGTGCACGCCATTGCACATATCTCTAACCTGGTCAGCCTGCAGATCGATCACTACCAGCTGCTCTTCCTGCTGCGCCTCGCCGAGGAATTGAACGAGATGTCTACCTTCTTGAACCTGGACGCCGAACGCATATTGCAAAAG CAAAACGAACAAAAGTCGATAATTTTTGGGTGCGTTGTGCCGCAGATCGAGGTGACGCTCGTGATGCCATCGCCAACACCTG GCGGCAACATCACTTGGCCCACACCACCGCCATTGGACCAGCTAAAGAGCAATACTTTCGGCAGCGTAGAAACACCATCTCCGGTGACCAATGAACCGCCTTTCGACAATGGCATACACATATCCAATCCTAACACGCATGG CTATAATGTTCAAATACAGAGTACGCCCACGATGGCGTCGTCCACGGCCAGCCAAGGATCTCGTCCGGATACGGGTATATCCACGCAATCCCAGTCCCAAACACAATCAGTCTCGTCCGCCTCGAAGAGTGGCAAGAGTGCCACTGCTCGATCGGGGGGAACTGACGCCGTACCCAGTCTCACCAAGGAGATCAACTCCGGACTGCTGTCCATGAAAAAGGGCTTTTCCAGCTTCATGACTTCCATTGACTCGGCCATCAAGTCGGGCACGCCCAACGACGATGCCAGTGATACCTTCTCCATACAGAGCGACATTAGCTCCGATTCTGATAACTATGCCCATGTTCTGGGCGATGACAAGACCATGGATTGCATGGATGTTATGTTCCGGCTTAATCCCTTCaccaacgacaacaacatGAAGGCCTCGCCGGTGGAGGTGGCCAGTGAAGTGTATGAGGAGCAGCCGAGTAGCTACAAAACAAACATGTCTTCCCCATCCGAACCATCGGAAGGCAGCACCTGGCGGCGACGCGACCTGGTGTCCATGGCCACCTTCAG GTTGACCACAGTGGAGCTTATTCGTCAGCAGGAGGGCCCCAAATCTTCTGTTCGCTTGCAGGTGGCCGCCGTTTCCTGTGACGAATGTGGAGCCATTCCCTGGGATGAGTTGCAG ATCGCGCATCAAGCAAACAAG ACGAAGTTCGGCGCACGCTGCAAAGCCTGGAATCTGGCGCCATATAATCCAGAGGCTCCACCGTGCATAAGGATGCGCTTGGAGGAAACCTTGAATATGCCAAAGGAAATTGAGGGCATCATCGATCGCAAACGCATCCAGAG CTGGATCACTCACCATGCCGATATTCGTGTGAAAGATATCAACATGGATCTGTCGATGAGCACCGTAATTGGACTGGGTGATCTGGCCGAGGATGAGGTCATTTCCCCGCCCATGCCAGTGACT GTAAATCTGGAAAATGTGCGGATCAATTTGCTTGAGGACCGCCCTCCCGTAAATATTACCTCACCGGGTCCCATCCCCATTAATCTGTGCATTGGTCGCATGCGTTTGGAGCGTGACCAGAGCGGATTGCTCAACATTCAGCCTATAG ATACCAACATGAGTGACGCACAGCATCAGGCGTTGGGCAGTGCCTTATTTGGAGCGCCTCGAGAACGCGATCGAGAGTTGTTATCCATGCAGCTGGTAATGCAGCAGATGAAGCTGGACAACGATCAGCTGCGCCGGCAACTTGTGGACTCCAAAGTGAACACGGATAACTATAG GCACAAGACCAAACAGGAGGCGGATGTGCTGCGATCTTATTTAAAGGCCGCCCAGGATGATATAAGCATATTGCTGGAGGAGAAAAAGGCCTTGCTGGACACCATCCGTTCCTTGCAG